In Pseudomonas asiatica, the following are encoded in one genomic region:
- a CDS encoding mechanosensitive ion channel family protein, whose amino-acid sequence MDIQRIWRDSLDLWGTLDQHPMLHAAIGLAVLLLISLVIGRLARFLVLHGARLLARQPALKWLDDLRNNKVFHRLAQTTPSLVLQFGLKLVPELSDTAQHFLGNVALAFTLLFMTMALSCLLDALLDIYARTEHARTRSIKGYVQLAKMMLWIFASIVIVATLIDRSPLLLLSGLGAMSAVLLLVYKDTLLSFVASVQLTSNDMLHVGDWIEMPQVGADGDVVDITLHTVKVQNFDKTIVSIPTWRLMSESFRNYRGMQQSGGRRIKRSLFIDAAGVRFLTREEEQRLSQVSLLRDYLAGKRQELQSWNEALGPVAELSANRRKLTNIGTFRAFALAYLKNHPNVHPNMTCMVRQMQTTAEGVPLEIYCFTTTTVWADYERIQGDIFDYLLAVLPEFGLSLYQQPSGNDMRVGLSGRVSQEPVPRRLEDMSEA is encoded by the coding sequence ATGGATATCCAACGAATCTGGCGCGACTCCCTCGACCTGTGGGGCACCCTTGACCAACATCCGATGCTGCACGCGGCCATCGGCCTGGCGGTGCTGCTGCTCATTTCCCTGGTCATCGGCCGCCTGGCACGCTTCCTGGTGTTGCACGGCGCCCGCCTGCTGGCCCGCCAGCCAGCGCTGAAGTGGCTGGACGACCTGCGCAACAACAAGGTTTTCCACCGCCTGGCACAGACCACGCCGTCACTGGTGCTGCAGTTCGGCCTGAAACTGGTGCCCGAGCTGTCCGACACTGCCCAGCACTTCCTCGGCAATGTCGCCCTGGCCTTTACCCTGCTGTTCATGACCATGGCGCTGTCGTGCCTGCTGGATGCCCTGCTCGACATCTACGCCCGCACCGAACACGCCCGCACCCGCTCGATCAAGGGTTACGTGCAACTGGCCAAGATGATGCTGTGGATCTTCGCCTCCATCGTCATCGTCGCCACCCTGATCGACCGCTCGCCGCTGTTGCTGCTGTCGGGCCTGGGCGCCATGTCGGCGGTGCTGCTGTTGGTGTACAAGGACACCCTGCTGTCGTTCGTCGCCAGTGTGCAGCTGACCAGCAACGACATGCTGCACGTGGGCGACTGGATCGAAATGCCCCAGGTGGGTGCCGATGGCGATGTGGTGGACATCACCCTGCACACGGTGAAGGTGCAGAACTTCGACAAGACCATTGTCTCCATCCCCACCTGGCGCCTGATGAGCGAGTCGTTCCGCAACTACCGCGGCATGCAGCAGTCCGGTGGCCGACGCATCAAGCGCAGCCTGTTCATCGACGCGGCTGGCGTGCGGTTCCTGACTCGCGAGGAAGAACAGCGCCTGAGCCAGGTCAGCCTTCTGCGCGACTATCTGGCGGGCAAGCGCCAGGAACTGCAAAGCTGGAACGAAGCCCTGGGGCCAGTGGCCGAGCTGTCGGCCAACCGCCGCAAGCTGACCAACATCGGCACCTTCCGGGCGTTCGCCCTGGCCTACCTGAAGAACCACCCCAACGTGCACCCGAACATGACCTGCATGGTGCGGCAGATGCAGACCACCGCCGAGGGCGTGCCGCTGGAGATCTACTGCTTTACCACCACCACCGTGTGGGCCGATTACGAGCGGATTCAGGGGGATATCTTCGATTATCTGCTGGCGGTGTTGCCGGAGTTTGGCTTGAGCCTGTATCAGCAGCCAAGTGGCAACGACATGCGGGTGGGGTTGAGCGGGCGTGTATCGCAAGAGCCTGTGCCGCGTCGGCTGGAAGACATGAGCGAGGCTTGA
- a CDS encoding DEAD/DEAH box helicase, with amino-acid sequence MQLNFPHLPEVTSVFSQFALHERLLKAVAELNFVEPTPVQAAAIPLALQGRDLRVTAQTGSGKTAAFVLPLLNRLVDLRERRVEIRALILLPTRELAQQTLKQVQLFSQFTYIKSGLVTGGEDFKEQAAMLRKVPDVLIGTPGRLLEQLNAGNLDLSHVQVLILDEADRMLDMGFAEDMERLCKECENRQQTLLFSATTGGAALRDIIGKVLKDPEHLMLNSVSQLAEGTRQQIITADHDQHKEQIVQWLLANETFDKAIIFTNTRALADRIYGHLVAKDVKAFVLHGEKDQKDRKLALDRFKQGSSKVLVATDVAARGLDIDGLDLVINFDMPRSGDEYVHRVGRTGRAGGEGLAISLITHNDWNLMSSIERYLKQQFERRVIKEVKGTYNGPKKVKASGKAAGSKKKKVEKKTGDKKAAAKRKPTAKPKANAPLASADGLAPLKKRKPAAE; translated from the coding sequence ATGCAACTGAATTTTCCGCACTTGCCTGAGGTTACCTCCGTGTTCTCCCAATTCGCCCTGCACGAACGCCTGCTTAAAGCCGTGGCCGAGCTTAACTTTGTCGAGCCAACCCCGGTGCAGGCCGCGGCCATCCCCCTGGCCCTGCAAGGGCGTGACCTGCGCGTGACCGCGCAGACCGGCAGCGGCAAGACCGCGGCCTTCGTGCTGCCGTTGCTCAACCGCCTGGTCGACCTGCGCGAACGCCGCGTCGAGATCCGCGCGCTGATCCTGCTGCCGACCCGTGAGCTGGCCCAGCAGACCCTCAAGCAGGTACAGCTGTTCTCGCAGTTCACCTACATCAAGTCGGGCCTGGTTACCGGCGGTGAAGACTTCAAGGAACAGGCCGCCATGCTGCGCAAGGTGCCGGACGTGCTGATCGGCACCCCGGGCCGCCTGCTCGAGCAGCTCAATGCCGGCAACCTCGACCTGTCCCACGTACAGGTGCTGATCCTCGACGAAGCCGACCGCATGCTCGACATGGGCTTCGCCGAGGACATGGAGCGCCTGTGCAAGGAGTGCGAGAACCGCCAGCAGACCCTGCTGTTCTCCGCCACCACCGGTGGTGCGGCCCTGCGCGACATCATCGGCAAGGTGCTGAAAGACCCAGAGCACCTGATGCTCAACAGCGTCTCGCAGCTGGCCGAAGGCACCCGCCAGCAGATCATCACCGCCGACCACGACCAGCACAAAGAGCAGATCGTGCAGTGGCTGCTGGCCAACGAAACCTTCGACAAGGCGATCATCTTCACCAACACCCGCGCCTTGGCCGACCGCATCTACGGCCACCTGGTGGCCAAGGACGTGAAGGCCTTCGTGCTGCACGGCGAGAAGGACCAGAAGGACCGCAAGCTGGCCCTGGACCGCTTCAAGCAGGGCAGCTCCAAGGTGCTGGTGGCTACCGACGTTGCGGCCCGTGGCCTGGACATCGACGGCCTGGACCTGGTGATCAACTTCGACATGCCGCGCAGCGGTGACGAGTACGTGCACCGCGTGGGCCGTACCGGCCGTGCCGGTGGCGAAGGCCTGGCGATCTCGCTGATCACCCACAACGACTGGAACCTGATGTCGAGCATCGAGCGCTACCTCAAGCAGCAGTTCGAGCGCCGGGTGATCAAGGAAGTGAAGGGCACCTACAACGGGCCTAAGAAGGTCAAGGCCTCGGGCAAGGCGGCTGGCAGCAAGAAGAAAAAGGTCGAGAAGAAGACCGGTGACAAGAAGGCGGCCGCCAAGCGCAAGCCAACCGCAAAGCCGAAGGCCAATGCACCGCTGGCCAGCGCCGACGGCCTGGCGCCGCTGAAAAAGCGCAAGCCTGCGGCTGAGTAA
- a CDS encoding purine-cytosine permease family protein, producing MKLETRSIEFVPHAERYGTPKRLFTIWFSSNFQITALMVGTLGIASGLSLGWTLLGLLVGNLIGTVFMAAHSAQGPHLGVPQMIQSRAQFGVHGAALPLLVMVMAAVLFLAASGVLMRNALQALVPMSDDQAIVVVGLLTFVIGFVGYELIHRLGAWMSLLSTLVFAGALVLILLHPGDMATTTAVSTGFSFTAFNLIVAQSASWTLGYGPYVADYSRYLPANVNPRATFWATYCGCALGSFAMMALGALVAVALPSALGHDPATAIAALFGPWAPLALAVIALGVIQYNVLCLYSAYMSSVTIFGAFKTIRRVTATAKALVMAGLTAAATLIAIATQYNFDTFFADILIGQLYLLIPWSAINLVDYYWVCRGHYDVGALYDSKGRYGCFNRRSLAVYAVSIIGTIPFMKLSFYTGFVAEWLGADISWAMGLILAGALYCMVHGRESNRLSTTMNAHP from the coding sequence GTGAAGCTAGAAACGCGAAGTATCGAATTTGTCCCACACGCAGAGCGTTATGGCACGCCTAAACGATTGTTCACTATCTGGTTCAGCTCCAACTTCCAGATAACCGCGCTGATGGTCGGCACCCTGGGCATTGCATCGGGGCTAAGCCTTGGCTGGACCTTGTTGGGCCTGCTGGTCGGCAACCTCATCGGTACCGTGTTCATGGCCGCGCACTCTGCCCAGGGGCCTCACCTGGGCGTGCCACAGATGATCCAGAGCCGGGCCCAGTTCGGTGTCCATGGTGCCGCGCTCCCTCTGCTGGTGATGGTCATGGCCGCAGTCCTGTTCCTCGCCGCCAGCGGCGTGCTGATGCGCAATGCCTTGCAGGCGCTGGTGCCCATGAGCGATGACCAGGCGATCGTGGTGGTCGGCTTGCTGACCTTTGTCATCGGCTTTGTCGGCTACGAGCTGATCCACCGCCTGGGCGCGTGGATGAGCCTGTTGTCCACACTGGTTTTTGCCGGCGCCCTGGTGCTGATCCTGCTGCACCCCGGCGACATGGCAACCACGACGGCAGTGAGTACCGGCTTCTCGTTCACCGCCTTCAACCTGATCGTGGCCCAGTCGGCCTCCTGGACGCTGGGGTATGGCCCCTATGTAGCCGATTACTCGCGCTACCTGCCGGCCAACGTCAACCCACGCGCCACGTTCTGGGCCACCTATTGCGGTTGTGCGCTGGGCTCCTTCGCCATGATGGCACTGGGCGCGCTGGTGGCAGTGGCATTGCCGTCGGCACTGGGGCATGACCCGGCCACAGCCATTGCCGCGTTGTTCGGCCCGTGGGCGCCGTTGGCGCTGGCGGTGATAGCGCTGGGGGTGATCCAGTACAACGTGCTGTGTCTGTACAGCGCCTACATGTCGTCGGTCACCATCTTTGGTGCCTTCAAGACCATCCGGCGCGTGACCGCGACGGCCAAGGCCTTGGTAATGGCTGGCCTGACCGCAGCGGCAACGCTGATCGCCATCGCCACCCAATACAATTTCGATACGTTCTTTGCCGACATCCTGATCGGCCAGCTGTACCTGTTGATCCCATGGAGCGCGATCAACCTGGTGGATTACTACTGGGTATGCCGAGGCCACTATGATGTGGGGGCGCTGTATGACTCCAAGGGGCGTTACGGCTGCTTCAATCGTCGAAGCCTGGCGGTGTACGCCGTGTCGATCATCGGTACCATCCCGTTCATGAAACTGTCGTTCTACACGGGCTTCGTGGCCGAGTGGCTGGGGGCGGATATCAGTTGGGCGATGGGGTTGATCCTGGCCGGTGCGCTGTACTGCATGGTCCATGGGCGCGAGAGCAACCGGCTTTCGACAACCATGAATGCGCACCCCTGA
- a CDS encoding carboxylate/amino acid/amine transporter — MGYLIIVALIQAFSFSLIGEYLAGHVDSYFAVLARVVLAGLVFLPLTRWRQVEPRFMRSMLLIGALQYGITYVCLYLSFRVLTVPEVLLFTILTPLHVTLIEDAMNRRFNPWALVAALVAVAGAAVIRFDTISGEFFIGFLLLQLANFTYAAGQVLYRHLVARHPSDLPHYKRFGYFYLGALIVVLPAFLLFGNAQHLPTTDVQWLVLLFLGLCPTALGLYWWNKGACMVSGGTLAVMNNLHVPVGLLLNLLIWNQDEPLGRLFIGAAVILASVWMSRLGTLTLSSKPWRSQL; from the coding sequence ATGGGCTACCTGATAATCGTCGCGCTGATCCAGGCGTTTTCCTTCAGCCTGATCGGCGAGTACCTGGCCGGGCACGTCGACAGCTACTTTGCCGTGCTCGCGCGCGTGGTGCTGGCTGGCCTGGTGTTCCTGCCGCTGACCCGCTGGCGCCAGGTCGAGCCGCGCTTCATGCGCTCGATGCTGCTGATCGGCGCGCTGCAGTACGGCATCACCTACGTCTGCCTGTACCTGAGCTTTCGCGTGCTCACCGTGCCGGAGGTGCTGCTGTTCACCATTCTCACGCCGTTGCACGTGACGCTGATCGAAGACGCCATGAACCGGCGCTTCAACCCCTGGGCCCTGGTGGCAGCGCTAGTGGCGGTGGCCGGTGCTGCAGTGATCCGCTTCGATACCATCAGCGGCGAGTTCTTCATCGGCTTCCTGCTGCTGCAACTGGCCAACTTCACCTATGCCGCCGGGCAGGTGCTTTATCGCCACCTGGTCGCACGCCACCCCAGCGACCTGCCGCACTACAAGCGCTTTGGCTACTTCTACCTGGGCGCGTTGATCGTGGTATTGCCGGCCTTCCTGCTGTTTGGCAACGCCCAGCACCTGCCGACCACCGATGTGCAGTGGCTGGTGCTGCTGTTCCTGGGCCTGTGCCCGACGGCGCTGGGGCTGTACTGGTGGAACAAGGGCGCATGCATGGTTTCGGGCGGGACGCTGGCGGTGATGAACAACCTGCATGTGCCGGTAGGGTTGCTGCTCAATCTGCTGATCTGGAACCAGGACGAGCCATTGGGCAGGCTGTTCATCGGCGCGGCGGTGATCCTGGCGTCGGTGTGGATGAGCCGCCTGGGTACCCTGACGTTATCAAGCAAGCCATGGCGCAGTCAGCTATGA